The DNA window AACCACCCATGAATTTACGGATGGGGTCGATGACATCCTCTTTGAGGTCCAGCAGTTGGTCTTCCTGTTTGCCCAATTCCGTCAGGTGCCAGGTGTAGGGCTTACCGGCAACGTCTTTCAGCGTATCCAGGGCCGGTTTCAAGGCATTGAGAAAGGGGTACTGGTCGACCTGCGCTATCCGGCGATCCAGATCGTGATACATTTCCTGGAAAGCTTCGGCGGCCTCTTTACCCAGAGCCTTGGCCTCGCTGCTGCGGGGCGGGCTGTCGAAGAAGTCCTCGTAGAACGACTTGAGGGCTCGGACCTGAGAGGCGGTGAACTCAATTTGTGGTTCCAGCACCACGTTGCCGTGGCCGTGAGTATTACGCAGGGCGCGCTCCAGCTCGCTGTCCTCCAGGATGTTCCCGTCGAGACGAACTTCCACCTTGCCACGGGCGCACAGGTTGGCCAGGGTGCAGAGAATCGCGGCGTAATACCAGCCGTAGGGTTTGCGTTCGAACTTCTCCAGCAGGCTCTTCAGGGTGGTGCGGACACCGCCCCGATTGTTGCTCTGAATAAACGCCAGCACTTCCTGCTCGGATTCCGCCAGGGCCGTGGCGTCGTTACCGAAGAGGCCATCGTCTGTGCGGTTAAGGCAATTGCTGATGTCGTTTTCCGTGTAGGAAACGCCGCGCAACATGCGGAGGTTGGGGTAAGCCCGTGAAATCAGCTCATGGAAGCCCCGAATAATGCGGGTCTGGGGGTCCTCATTCGCCACTTCCACATCGGCGCCGCCGATGAGCAACTTGGACTTACCAATGAGGGTCTGAACCTGCTGCCGGAGCCTGGCCTCGCGCTCACGGTTCTGGAACCGCTTGTCATTCAGGATTCGTTTGACAGCTTCCTGCTGGGTGACCGACATATTCTGTGAGATATATTTTTCCGTCTGCTTCATAAGGAGGAGGTCTTGTCTCAACCTCGCATCCGCAGGCATCCAGACGAATAGCTCTTCTGCTCTATATGTGGACAAGGTGCGAAGCATGTCTTCATTTTCAGAATGTTCGTGAAAAGGGCTGATGATATGTATGCATAGCTCTTGCTCCCTCCCGAACAACCGGTCATCAAGCTTACGAGAATACGGATAATCTTGCCCTTGGCTCTTTGACTCCCCACCTTCGTAGCGGATTTTTCGTTGCTTGATAACATGGTCAAACACAATCTTTTCCAGCTCTTCATCAAGATCGGCGGACTCGACCTCCGTGTTCTTGATCTCCTGCTCGACGTCCTTTTCCTCGTCCGTCAGGTACTCATACTGCTCCCCGTTGCGCTGAATGTAGGTCTGTTGCTCCAAGAGGCTCAGGGCTTCCTCGACCTTGGTGCGAAGTGCCGGCAGATCCTGATCGAAGGCATCCAGCATCAGCACGCAAAGGTTGCGCACCGTAGGCTTGAATTCCTTGACGTATTTGACCAGGAACAGGGCCTTCAGCAGCCGGATGGCGAAGGCATTGTCGAGGTGATTCTCAGCCTGAATAATCGCCCGCTGAATTTGTGATTTCAGTGCGGAGCGGATGCCTTCAAACATCAGGTCAAAGGTGGCCAACTGGCCTACCTCGTGACTGCCGATGTGGATGGCCACCTGCTGGAAAACCCCCAGCATGGAGCGCTCACCGACAGAACTGTGTTTACCCTCGAAAGCGTTGTGCTGCGACAGATTCTGGATCGCCGATTGAAACAGCGCGAACTGGAAGGGGACGAAGGGGTAGCTGTGGATGAAGTGGTCCCTGTCCCGGAAGTTCCGGTAGGTAGCCGATCCATCCGCGAAGTCAAAGAGGGTTTTGAAGTTGTTCGCCTGTACGTGGTAGACGTCCGACAGCTGATTGACGCCTTCTTCGGTCTTGGTCAGCAGGCGCTTCTGGATGACTTCCGCCACGTCCGCGCTGGACAGCTTCATGCGGTTATTGAACCGTGCCTGAATTTTCGAGAAATCGTTGCCTTGCTGCTTGCCCATTTCGCCAACCACGTTTTTCATCTCTTCCTGGGCGGTGACGATAATCCAAGCCCGACCCCGACACTTGGTGGCGAGGCTCTCTGCAATAGTTTGCAGGTTGGTCATCAGCTTGGTGTTGTCGGCAATGTATTGGCCGACCTCGTCCACAAAGAAGTTCAGGCGGAACTCTTTGTGGCCACCCTCTTTTGCCTGCTTCTCGATATAGGCATTCACATTGTCCGCGAAGTCTTCAATTGAAGCGCGGTATTCGCTGCGGTACTTGTCCAGAATGCCCGCTGCCGACTGCGGATCGCCACCGGTCACAGCGGCGTAGGCTTTGGCAATATTCGGGCCTTCCAGAAGGGCTTGCTCCCGGCCTTTCTGCCAGGGGCGACCAGCGATGGCCTCGTACTCG is part of the Hydrocarboniclastica marina genome and encodes:
- the brxC gene encoding BREX system P-loop protein BrxC, with protein sequence MTLKNIFLKPVDRPIEGVIKADDEASLRLEIEEYVLTNEVEKRLEEFLDAYNNYEGANGVWVSGFFGSGKSHLLKMLALLLENREMDGATTLDLFLPKCSENEILRGDLKRAVSIPAKSILFNIDQKADVISKTQIDALLAVFVKVFDEMCGYYGKQGHIAQFERDLDGRGLYEQFKAEYEAIAGRPWQKGREQALLEGPNIAKAYAAVTGGDPQSAAGILDKYRSEYRASIEDFADNVNAYIEKQAKEGGHKEFRLNFFVDEVGQYIADNTKLMTNLQTIAESLATKCRGRAWIIVTAQEEMKNVVGEMGKQQGNDFSKIQARFNNRMKLSSADVAEVIQKRLLTKTEEGVNQLSDVYHVQANNFKTLFDFADGSATYRNFRDRDHFIHSYPFVPFQFALFQSAIQNLSQHNAFEGKHSSVGERSMLGVFQQVAIHIGSHEVGQLATFDLMFEGIRSALKSQIQRAIIQAENHLDNAFAIRLLKALFLVKYVKEFKPTVRNLCVLMLDAFDQDLPALRTKVEEALSLLEQQTYIQRNGEQYEYLTDEEKDVEQEIKNTEVESADLDEELEKIVFDHVIKQRKIRYEGGESKSQGQDYPYSRKLDDRLFGREQELCIHIISPFHEHSENEDMLRTLSTYRAEELFVWMPADARLRQDLLLMKQTEKYISQNMSVTQQEAVKRILNDKRFQNREREARLRQQVQTLIGKSKLLIGGADVEVANEDPQTRIIRGFHELISRAYPNLRMLRGVSYTENDISNCLNRTDDGLFGNDATALAESEQEVLAFIQSNNRGGVRTTLKSLLEKFERKPYGWYYAAILCTLANLCARGKVEVRLDGNILEDSELERALRNTHGHGNVVLEPQIEFTASQVRALKSFYEDFFDSPPRSSEAKALGKEAAEAFQEMYHDLDRRIAQVDQYPFLNALKPALDTLKDVAGKPYTWHLTELGKQEDQLLDLKEDVIDPIRKFMGGSQKDIYNQARSFLQSQEPNFIYVSGDEIEQIRTILNDPNCYKGNRIQQLKGQLDSLQGRIDEKVQQTRAQAATALKTMQERMQSMDEYQSLPEPRQDELNKPFRDLVDYLGRERLIAVIKERTRYFEEEGYQKLLGKMVALANQKSAPADDLDQPPGSQSEDQGNGGTHEVKESAADYVHTRNLRVAFDKAWLADEGDVDRYLNALREALLVEVQQGRKVQI